GCGGCTCCCCGGGACCGGGCTCCGGATAGGCGTAGGCCAGACCGAGCTCGGCGAGGCTCCACTCCCGGTCGACGAGATCACCACCGGGAAGGCCGCCGGACCCACCGGGAACACCACCGGGCCCACCAGGCACGCCCCCGGACCCGTCAGGAACACCGCCGGACCCACCGGACGCGAGCGCACCTCCGGCAGCTCCACCCCCGTCTTCCCCGGCCGAACCGCCGGAGGCCCTCGCTGCTGTTTCATCGGTCACAGGGAACAGGCGTCGCATGTCAAGGAGTGTGGCACGGCGCTTACCATGGTGACCCGTGTCGTCCTCCACAGCCGCGTCCAAGCCGAGCGCGATAGCCGAAGCGAGCCCGCTGTCCCTGTGCACCCGTGAGCCGCATGTGCCCGCGGACCGCCTGGTCGCCGAGATGGTGCCGCCGCCCCGCTTCGACTCGGTCCGCTTCAGCACCTACATCCCGGACCCGAACCAGCCCAGCCAGACCGAGGCGGTCGGCGTCCTGGAGGACTTCGCCGGCGGGCTCGGCGGAGCCCACGCGAGCGGCGCGGGCAAGGCCAAGCGCGGCTTCCTCGGCTTCGGCCGGTCCAAGGCCCCCAGGACCCCGGCGGGCCCTCGCGGCGTCTACCTCGACGGCGGCTACGGCGTCGGCAAGACCCATCTGCTCGCCTCCCTCTGGCACGCCACCCCGGCCGAGCCGTCCCTGAAGGCGTTCGGCACGTTCGTCGAGCTGACCAACCTCGTCGGCGCCCTCGGCTTCCAGCAGACCGTGCAGACCCTCTCCGGTCACCGTCTGCTGTGCATCGACGAGTTCGAGCTCGACGACCCGGGCGACACCGTCCTCGTCTCCACCCTGCTCGGCAAGCTCGTCGACGCGGGCGTGGCGCTCGCCGCCACCTCCAACACGCTGCCCGGCAAGCTGGGCGAGGGCCGCTTCGCGGCGGCCGACTTCCTGCGCGAGATCCAGGGCCTGTCGGCACACTTCCGCGCCCTGCGCATCGACGGCGAGGACTACCGCCACCGCGGTCTGCCCGAGGCTCCGGCGCCGTACTCCGACGAGCAGGTGACGAAGGCGGCGTACGCCACCGAGGGCGCCTCCCTCGACGACTTCCCGCATCTGCTGGAGCACCTCGCCCGCGTCCACCCCAGTCGCTACGGTGCGTTGACCGACGACCTGAAGGCCGTCTGCCTCACCGATGTGCAGCCGATCGAGGACCAGTCCACCGCCCTGCGGCTGGTGGTGCTCGCCGACCGGCTCTACGACCGTGAAGTCCCGGTCCTGGCCTCGGGGTTGCCCTTCGATCGGCTCTTCAGCGAGGAGATGCTGAAGGGCGGCTACCGCAAGAAGTACTTCCGCGCCATCTCGCGACTCACCGCGCTCGCGCGCGACGCCAAGGGCCTCGTCACCGCCTGACGTCCGACCGCCCCTCAACTCCCCCTGTTCAGGGGGAGGTTCCGGCCATGCCACCCGCGCATTTCAGGCTCTCTTCAGGTTGAAACGTTAAGTTAACCCTGCAAACAACTTTGCCGGGCTAATGTGTTTCTTGACCAACGATTGACCAAGCGTTGGTCTGCGCATGAGGTGTGGACCGTCTGGAGGGAGGCGCATGTTCCGAGGTACGACGGCCAGGACCGTGATGTCGACCCTCGCCGCCGTCCTGCTCGCCCTCCAGTTCTTCGCACCCGGCGCTTCCTTCGCACACGCGCATACGGTCAGTCAGGCCGAGGCCAAAGCCCTCCCCGGAATCAAGCTCTCCGGGAAGGCGCTGCGCGACGAAACCCTCATGTCCCGCGAGTGCGCACCGTCGGGTGATGGAGACCCGACCGGCCCACTGCGCACCCGGGACCGTTCACGCCTCGCCGACTGCGGGCCCACGACGCCCGACCGACCGCCCCTGAAGCGGGACCCCGCCGCCGCGCACGCGCCCGCCATACCCGGCTCCGCGCAGCACCGCACGTCGAGACCGTCGGCGTCGCACACCCCGGCCGCGCTCCAGGTCTTTCGCTGCTGAGAAGCAGAGCAGCCCCCCCCCACCTCTGTCATGCAAACCCCGACGCGCCGACGGCGGCGCGCCAGGAGGAGTCACCACACATGCAGCCCCTCATCGACAACGCCCGTATGTTCGGACAGCGCCCTGAGGAGTTCGCCAGGCTCGCCGAAGGGCAGTCTCCGCAGGTCCTGTTCATCACCTGCTCCGATTCCCGGGTCGTTCCGGCCCTGATCACGGGCGCCCGTCCCGGCGAGCTCTTCGAGCTGCGCACCGCGGGCAACATCGTCCCGCCGTACACCTCCGAGCACCCCACGAGCGAGGCGGCCACCATCGAGTACGCCGTGGAGGTCCTCGGCGTCCGCGACATCGTGGTCTGCGGCCACTCCCACTGCGGGGCCGTCGGCGCGCTGGTGCGCGGCGACGACCTGGACGCCGTGCCGGCCGTGCGCGACTGGCTCGCGAACGCCACCCCGCGCCCCACCGGTGCCGCCGAGGACCCGGAGGTCGCCGAGGGCGTCCAGGCCCATGTGCTGACGCAGCTGCTGCGGCTGCGTTCGTACCCGTTCATCGAGAAGAAGCTGAAGGAGCGTCAACTGGCCCTGCACGCCTGGTACTACGAGGTGCACAAGGGCGCCGTGCGCGCCCACAGCACCGAGACCGACGCGTTCGAGGCGCTGTGATCGCCATGATGACCAAATTCCCCCACATACGGCAGGACTTCGCTGCCTCGCTGGTCGTCTTCCTGGTCGCGCTGCCGCTGTGCGTCGGCGTGGCCGTCGCCTCCGGAGTGCCGGCCGAGCTCGGGCTCGTCACCGGCATAGTCGGCGGCATCGTCACCGGGCTGATGCGCGGCAGCAGCCTCCAGGTCTCCGGGCCCGCCGCCGGTCTGACGGTGCTGGTCTACGAGGCCGTCCAGGAGTTCGGGCTGCCGGTCCTCGGTGTGCTGGTGCTCGCCACGGGCCTGCTCCAGCTCCTCATGGGCGCCCTGAGGCTGGGGCGCTGGTTCCGGGCCATCTCGGTCTCCGTCGTCGAGGGCATGCTGGCCGGCATCGGCCTGGTGCTCATCGCCGGCCAGCTCTACGCGGTCGCGGACGCCGAGGCGCCCGCCTCGGGCCTGGAGAAGATAGCCGGGCTGCCCGGCGCCCTCGCCGGGGCCGCCGGGAGCACCGAGGCGCTGGCCTCGATCGGACTGGGCGCCGGCACCGTCGCCGTACTGGTGCTGTGGCGGCGGCTGCCGCGCCTCGTGCGTACCGTTCCCGGCCCGCTGGCGGCCGTGGGGCTCGCCACGCTGGCCGCCGCGGTGTTCGCGCTGCCGGTCGCCACCGTCGAGGTCAAGGGACTGCTGGGCTCCGTCCAGCCGCCCTCCCTGACCGCCTTCGGTGAGCTCGCCGACGTGGGCGTGCTCGCCACGATCGTCGCCTTCACCCTCATCGCGTCCGCCGAGTCGCTGTTCAGCGCGGCGGCCGTGGACCGGCTGCACGACGGGCCGCGCACCCAGTACGACAAGGAGCTGATGGCGCAGGGCGCCGGCAACACCGTCTGCGGTGCGCTCGGGGCGCTGCCGATGACCGCGGTCATCGTGCGCAGCTCCGCCAACGTCCAGGCGGGCGCGAGGACCAAGGCGTCCCGGGTCATGCACGGCGTGTGGCTGCTGCTGTTCGCGGCGC
The DNA window shown above is from Streptomyces chartreusis and carries:
- the zapE gene encoding cell division protein ZapE, producing MSSSTAASKPSAIAEASPLSLCTREPHVPADRLVAEMVPPPRFDSVRFSTYIPDPNQPSQTEAVGVLEDFAGGLGGAHASGAGKAKRGFLGFGRSKAPRTPAGPRGVYLDGGYGVGKTHLLASLWHATPAEPSLKAFGTFVELTNLVGALGFQQTVQTLSGHRLLCIDEFELDDPGDTVLVSTLLGKLVDAGVALAATSNTLPGKLGEGRFAAADFLREIQGLSAHFRALRIDGEDYRHRGLPEAPAPYSDEQVTKAAYATEGASLDDFPHLLEHLARVHPSRYGALTDDLKAVCLTDVQPIEDQSTALRLVVLADRLYDREVPVLASGLPFDRLFSEEMLKGGYRKKYFRAISRLTALARDAKGLVTA
- a CDS encoding SulP family inorganic anion transporter, which gives rise to MMTKFPHIRQDFAASLVVFLVALPLCVGVAVASGVPAELGLVTGIVGGIVTGLMRGSSLQVSGPAAGLTVLVYEAVQEFGLPVLGVLVLATGLLQLLMGALRLGRWFRAISVSVVEGMLAGIGLVLIAGQLYAVADAEAPASGLEKIAGLPGALAGAAGSTEALASIGLGAGTVAVLVLWRRLPRLVRTVPGPLAAVGLATLAAAVFALPVATVEVKGLLGSVQPPSLTAFGELADVGVLATIVAFTLIASAESLFSAAAVDRLHDGPRTQYDKELMAQGAGNTVCGALGALPMTAVIVRSSANVQAGARTKASRVMHGVWLLLFAALLPATLALIPIPALAGILVHAGWKLIPFRGIVSLWRGHRGEALILVVTALSIVAVNMFEGVLIGLALSVAKTAWEASHVKLEVIDKGAGPIQAYLSGNATFLRLPKILDSLEALPQDRPVELDLSGLHHLDHACRTALENWAERHSAAGTEPVRVTAP
- a CDS encoding carbonic anhydrase; the protein is MQPLIDNARMFGQRPEEFARLAEGQSPQVLFITCSDSRVVPALITGARPGELFELRTAGNIVPPYTSEHPTSEAATIEYAVEVLGVRDIVVCGHSHCGAVGALVRGDDLDAVPAVRDWLANATPRPTGAAEDPEVAEGVQAHVLTQLLRLRSYPFIEKKLKERQLALHAWYYEVHKGAVRAHSTETDAFEAL